A section of the Pseudomonas lini genome encodes:
- the ggt gene encoding gamma-glutamyltransferase, with protein MFSAFHLSRYRLSAFSLIATALTLAACNTLPSSSSVSTLPVAPEVASGYRTDLQTRHASKHMAAAANPLAAEAGREMLRQGGSAIDAAIAMQAVLTLVEPQSSGIGGGALIVLWDGKAVRTYDGRETAPAGATEKLFLQADGKPMPFTQAQIGGRSVGTPGVLRALELAHQKHGRLPWAKLFEPAIKLAEQGFAISPRLHQLIAADAFIPRSPDMAAYFLNADGSPKAVGTQLKNPALAAVLKRIAKEGPDALYAGPIAKEIVARVQGHANPGSLSLNDLQGYKAKERTPLCTDYKRWQVCGMPPPSSGGIAVAQILGTLQALESRDPRFALAPLKPVKTRKPAGIEPAPEAVHLIAEAERLAYADRALYVADTDFVPVPVKGLIDPTYLASRAALIGDRSMGLAKPGTPPGIQVAHAPDRSPLRISTSQVVAVDDEGGAVSMTTTVEAAFGSHLMVQGFLLNNQMTDFSFIPEENGQKVANRVEPGKRPRSSMAPTLIFDRQNGEFLATVGSPGGSQIIEYVAKSTIGLLDWNLDPQAAINLPNFGSRNGPTELEQGQFSPELIQVLKEKGHSVNEIDMTSGTQAIVRVKDAQGKTALAGGADPRREGEALGD; from the coding sequence GTGTTCTCAGCCTTTCACTTGAGCCGCTATCGCCTGTCAGCCTTTTCGCTGATTGCCACCGCTTTAACCCTCGCCGCGTGTAATACCCTGCCCTCTTCGTCGTCAGTTTCTACTCTGCCGGTCGCCCCGGAAGTCGCCTCCGGTTATCGCACCGACCTGCAGACCCGGCACGCCTCGAAACACATGGCCGCAGCCGCCAACCCACTGGCAGCTGAAGCCGGACGGGAGATGCTGCGTCAGGGCGGCTCGGCGATTGATGCGGCCATTGCCATGCAAGCGGTGTTGACGCTGGTCGAACCGCAATCGTCGGGCATTGGCGGTGGCGCGTTGATTGTGCTGTGGGATGGCAAGGCTGTGCGCACTTACGACGGTCGCGAAACCGCTCCGGCCGGCGCCACCGAGAAACTGTTCCTGCAAGCCGATGGCAAGCCAATGCCGTTCACCCAGGCACAGATCGGCGGGCGCTCGGTGGGGACGCCGGGTGTGTTGCGGGCGCTGGAGCTAGCCCATCAGAAGCACGGTCGCCTGCCGTGGGCGAAGCTATTCGAGCCCGCTATCAAGCTTGCGGAACAAGGCTTCGCCATTTCGCCACGACTGCATCAGTTGATCGCGGCGGATGCGTTTATACCGCGCTCACCGGACATGGCCGCCTATTTTCTGAATGCCGATGGCAGCCCGAAAGCCGTCGGTACGCAACTGAAAAACCCGGCACTCGCCGCTGTATTGAAACGCATCGCCAAGGAAGGTCCCGACGCGCTGTACGCAGGCCCGATCGCGAAAGAGATCGTCGCCAGGGTTCAGGGCCACGCCAACCCCGGCAGCCTGTCGCTGAACGATCTCCAAGGCTACAAGGCCAAGGAACGCACGCCGCTGTGCACCGACTACAAACGCTGGCAGGTCTGCGGCATGCCGCCACCGTCGTCGGGCGGGATCGCCGTGGCGCAAATCCTCGGCACCTTGCAGGCGCTGGAATCCCGCGACCCGCGTTTTGCCCTGGCACCACTCAAACCGGTCAAGACCCGCAAACCGGCGGGCATCGAACCGGCGCCTGAAGCCGTGCACCTGATCGCCGAAGCCGAGCGCCTGGCTTACGCCGACCGCGCACTGTACGTCGCCGACACCGACTTCGTACCCGTGCCGGTAAAAGGTCTGATCGACCCGACTTATCTGGCCAGCCGCGCCGCCTTGATTGGCGACCGTAGCATGGGCCTGGCCAAACCCGGCACCCCACCGGGAATTCAAGTTGCCCATGCGCCGGACCGCTCGCCGCTGCGCATCTCCACCTCGCAAGTGGTGGCGGTCGATGACGAAGGCGGCGCCGTGTCCATGACCACCACCGTGGAAGCAGCGTTTGGCTCGCACCTGATGGTCCAGGGTTTCCTGCTCAACAACCAGATGACCGACTTCTCGTTCATCCCCGAAGAGAACGGACAAAAAGTCGCCAACCGCGTCGAACCGGGTAAACGCCCGCGCTCGTCCATGGCGCCAACGCTGATCTTCGACCGGCAGAACGGCGAGTTCCTGGCCACCGTCGGCTCCCCCGGCGGTTCGCAGATCATCGAATACGTGGCCAAATCCACCATCGGTCTGCTCGACTGGAACCTCGACCCGCAAGCGGCCATCAACCTGCCCAACTTCGGCAGCCGCAACGGCCCGACCGAACTGGAACAGGGGCAGTTCAGTCCGGAGCTGATTCAGGTACTGAAGGAAAAAGGGCACAGCGTAAACGAGATCGACATGACTAGCGGAACCCAGGCAATTGTTCGGGTCAAGGATGCGCAGGGGAAAACGGCATTGGCCGGAGGGGCTGATCCACGGCGCGAGGGAGAAGCGTTGGGGGATTGA
- a CDS encoding DUF3325 family protein, which translates to MADWLSNIAAFCLIVLGLCVLASGQITHFRRITLHQQLPGTRVLRCGAMLLLASSLLLIMLNQGFVMGTVIWTLAITPSGIGVTMILCWYRHERKE; encoded by the coding sequence ATGGCTGATTGGCTATCGAATATCGCAGCGTTCTGCTTGATTGTATTGGGGCTCTGCGTATTGGCGTCAGGTCAAATCACTCACTTTCGCAGGATTACGCTTCACCAACAGTTACCCGGAACACGAGTGTTGCGTTGTGGCGCAATGCTGTTGCTCGCATCAAGTCTACTGTTGATCATGTTAAACCAAGGGTTTGTTATGGGAACGGTAATCTGGACTCTGGCTATCACACCTTCAGGTATTGGCGTGACGATGATTCTCTGTTGGTACAGACATGAGAGAAAAGAGTAG